From Neospora caninum Liverpool complete genome, chromosome VIII, a single genomic window includes:
- a CDS encoding putative calmodulin, with amino-acid sequence MYPQEVLPVSRKNRAPKGNVETFLARVAKTRKHRRSHADEDIFAYEEEKRRQNAGCAVSLDESESDDDSPPSSRAPGADEKDEVPSSGTGKPVEDGLVRKEKPGVEHVESPPGKRPEEPGAQRGRDNPREKLSDELLRDCVECFMLHDGDKDGFVPIDELPWMLRNLGQFWTKKELNGLTVRLQIEGVSQLNVTDFIDIVAREQDRRQLDVGKLLEAFRVMDRQKKNSVVLSELKHYMQVFGERMSEDDWNTLVGMKVDVWEGYQPSAIKRATFIEMFSGKTEDSL; translated from the coding sequence ATGTACCCCCAGGAGGTTTTACCTGTTTCCCGCAAGAATCGTGCCCCCAAGGGCAATGTCGAGACGTTCCTCGCTCGAGTCGCTAAAACCAGGAAACATCGAAGGTCTCATGCAGATGAGGACATTTTCGCTtatgaagaagaaaaacgacgaCAAAATGCCGGGTGTGCCGTCTCGTTAGACGAGTCtgagagcgacgacgacaGCCCTCCCTCGTCGAGAGCACCCGGCGCGGATGAGAAAGACGAAGTGCCTTCCTCGGGGACAGGGAAACCCGTGGAAGACGGTCTTGTtcggaaagaaaaacccGGTGTTGAGCACGTGGAATCACCACCAGGAAAGCGTCCAGAAGAGCCTGGTGCACAGAGAGGGCGGGACAacccgcgagagaagctgagCGACGAGCTACTTCGGGACTGCGTCGAATGCTTTATGCTGCATGATGGTGATAAAGATGGTTTTGTTCCGATTGACGAACTCCCATGGATGCTGCGCAATCTGGGGCAGTTCTGGACAAAGAAGGAGTTGAATGGCTTAACCGTGCGACTCCAGATTGAAGGCGTCAGTCAACTGAATGTGACAGACTTCATCGATATCGTTGCAAGAGAGCAGGATCGGAGGCAGCTGGACGTCGGCAAACTCCTCGAAGCGTTCCGGGTGATGGACAGGCAAAAGAAGAACAGCGTGGTGCTCAGCGAACTGAAGCACTACATGCAAGTATTTGGGGAACGCATGAGCGAAGACGACTGGAACACGCTGGTTGGCATGAAAGTCGACGTCTGGGAAGGCTACCAGCCCTCTGCAATCAAACGAGCAACCTTCATTGAAATGTTTTCTGGGAAAACCGAAGACAGTCTTTGA
- a CDS encoding SRS domain-containing protein — MAIVRVVRGNRGCGLVVAAVFSVFTLLARFTEGASSGNVVACDVSSTSHTYPVTVTPSLPSFQITCSPGGATAIPSTFAADQKVCTGTVAAACSTSQALKELIPSAQPGWWVSKNFPTSAIQFTIPSGSFPRYTPAPFFLGCTKSSKNCLVTVAVQPTPAQYNQATQTVTCAYDQNNTFQVTLSPSSNKFTLNCGPNAVVQPTAIQTSYCPQGITATGCSGGAAAQPYKTIFHSYPSSGGWWTGEVDSDQGGVFTVPSSAFSSTSSSFFVGCAGPERSVAAHNVCSVQVTVAAITPTATESSAKGVSVGWREWVLIATAVVGGRSLSV, encoded by the coding sequence ATGGCGATAGTACGTGTGGTCAGAGGCAACCGCGGTTGCGGTCTTGTGGTGGCTGCGGTGTTTTCTGTGTTCACTCTTCTGGCGCGGTTCACGGAAGGAGCTTCATCAGGCAATGTGGTCGCCTGTGATGTCTCATCTACGTCTCACACATATCCGGTGACAGTAACGCCTTCCTTACCTTCGTTCCAAATTACTTGCTCACCGGGGGGTGCCACGGCGATTCCATCTACATTCGCGGCCGATCAAAAAGTGTGTACTGGTACAGTGGCTGCGGCCTGCTCAACCTCCCAGGCATTAAAAGAATTGATACCATCCGCGCAGCCAGGGTGGTGGGTGAGTAAAAATTTTCCCACGAGTGCCATTCAGTTCACCATTCCCTCGGGGAGCTTTCCACGATATACCCCGGCTCCATTTTTTTTGGGGTGCACGAAATCATCGAAGAATTGCTTGGTTACGGTTGCCGTACAACCGACCCCAGCGCAGTACAACCAGGCCACGCAGACAGTCACTTGCGCGTACGACCAGAATAACACCTTCCAGGTGACGCTTTCTCCTTCATCGAACAAGTTCACCTTGAATTGCGGCCCCAACGCGGTAGTCCAACCGACAGCAATCCAAACCAGCTACTGTCCACAGGGGATTACAGCGACAGGATGCAGCGGGGGGGCCGCAGCTCAACCATACAAGACCATATTTCATAGCTACCCTTCATCAGGTGGGTGGTGGACTGGAGAGGTTGACTCAGATCAAGGAGGAGTATTTACAGTACCGTCGAGCGCTTTCTCGTCCACGagctcctctttcttcgttggTTGCGCTGGACCAGAGAGGAGTGTGGCGGCACACAACGTTTGCTCCGTGCAGGTGACAGTCGCTGCCATTACACCAACCGCAACTGAATCTTCGGCAAAAGGAGTGTCTGTCGGTTGGCGCGAGTGGGTACTGATCGCAACTGCCGTTGTTGGCGGCAGATCGCTTTCAGTGTAG
- a CDS encoding putative seryl-tRNA synthetase codes for MGAAEVVQTEATERQGQLEGELAGRETGGDNGEPLQMMSLKHVAERGEEILDVLRKRHESTGLVDAARNLIENLLPTHRRLQVEAWRRATERRQCAAAAFAASQEIAKANKHEAGTEEEPQSELASLHKQAAQTRAAAARRVQELRESGEKISEIMKRLPNALDTRVPLGMDARDNKELERWWPPSLSVSSSSLHPDVSPSSLLSRSSSIPHQMRTDRTLQEGGGATVEERESTIDGDLASSGFSEKVDNDRASTASTSDEGQQRSALSPPASPALLDHSNLLSLLDASTDGEATTRMAGRRHSALQGMLARLHRGLKNYFLDFLLSLEIGDGKKFKEIGVPPLIVSRSTLEGTGQLPRLENGLFALSATPNCQIAGEDAFLIPTAEVPLVGFYRQKRIAEEELPIRIAAATPCFRLEDGTYGRWNRGLLRQQVFEKVESVVICTPEQAEREHARLRSIGKTLLKELQIPFREVLLCSGDMSATAAICYDLEAWVPSLQGFLEVSSISNCWDYQFIREDQAGKRRGVRIPKPLQPYLAGLEEILEAGPSLSG; via the exons GCAcgttgcagagagaggcgaggaaatcCTTGACGTCCTTAGAAAACGCCACGAATCGACGGGCTTGGTGGATGCGGCGCGAAATCTTATCG AGAATCTCCTTCCGACCCATCGCCGTCTGCAAGTGGAGGCCTGGCGAAGAGCCACGGAGCGCCGCCAGTGCGCAGCGGCCGCCTTCGCAGCTTCCCAAGAGATCGCCAAAGCAAACAAGCATGAAGCCGGCACTGAAGAAG AGCCGCAGTCAgagctcgcgtctctccacaaGCAG GCCGCACAGACGCGTGCTGCTGCAGCCCGTCGGGTTCAAGAGCTTCGCGAGTCTGGAGAGAAAATCAGTGAAATCATGAAACGGCTTCCCAATGCTTTGGACACTCGG GTTCCGCTGGGGATGGATGCGCGGGATAACAAGGAACTCGAGCGCTGGtggccgccgtcgctctctgtttcgtcgtcttccctgcATCCTGACgtgtctccatcttctcttctttctcgttcttcgtcgATTCCTCACCAGATGCGTACCGATCGAACCTTACAAGAGGGGGGAGGAGCAACtgtggaggagagagaaagcaccaTCGATGGGGACCTCGCGAGCTCCGGGTTTTCAGAGAAGGTAGACAATGACCGTGCCTCGACTGCGAGTACTTCTGATGAAGGCCAGCAAAGGTCGGCGTTGTCTCCACCTGCGTCCCCTGCGCTCCTAGATCACTCGaaccttctctcgctcctggACGCCTCCACAGATGGCGAGGCAACTACTCGCATGGCAGGCAGACGCCACTCCGCCCTACAGGGAATGCTCGCTCGATTGCACAGAGGCCTAAAGAACTACTTCCtcgatttccttctctctctcgagatCGGAGACGGCAAGAAGTTCAAGGAGATCGGCGTTCCTCCCTTGATTGTCAG CCGATCCACTCTCGAAGGCACCGGCCAGCTGCCTCGTCTCGAAAACggtctctttgctctctcggCGACGCCGAACTGCCAG atCGCCGGGGAGGATGCATTTCTTATTCCGACTGCGGAAGTGCCTCTCGTTGGCTTCTACAG GCAAAAGAGGATCGCCGAAGAGGAGCTGCCCATACGTATTGCTGCTGCGACGCCCTGCTTCCG GCTGGAAGACGGGACGTACGGTCGCTGGAATCGAGGCCTTCTTCGACAGCAAGTCTTTGAGAAGGTCGAGTCTGTCGTCATCTGCACGCCGGAGCAAGCAGAAAGGGAACACGCGAGACTGCGTTCAATAGGGAAAACGCTGCTTAA GGAATTGCAAATTCCGTTTCGCGAAGTCCTCCTCTGCAGCGGAGACATGAGCGCCACCGCCGCAATATGCTACGATCTTGAG GCGTGGGTCCCGAGCCTCCAGGGATTTCTCGAAGTTTCCTCCATCTCAAACTGTTGGGACTATCAG TTTATCCGAGAGGATCAAGCTGGCAAGCGACGCGGTGTGCGGATACCCAAGCCCCTTCAGCCCTATCTCGCAGGTCTAGAAGAAATTCTCGAGGCCGGTCCGTCGTTGTCGGGCTGA